Proteins from a single region of Styela clava chromosome 1, kaStyClav1.hap1.2, whole genome shotgun sequence:
- the LOC144425838 gene encoding uncharacterized protein LOC144425838 produces MANIYSADHYDMIVNYIRQTILPFWNMEYIYLWTGMEYKNNQVYLDSGETISLPAEIWYPSFPQDTALSSHIVIRIVSDSDSIRQGLMNYEASQPWYGALCVMP; encoded by the exons ATGGCAAACATCTACAGTGCTGATCACTATGACATGATTGTCAACTACATACGACAAACAATTTTGCCTTTTTGGAATATGGAGTATATTTACTTGTGGACAGGAATGGAATATAAA AACAATCAAGTGTATCTTGATTCTGGCGAGACAATTTCTTTACCTGCTGAAATATGGTACCCTTCTTTTCCTCAAGACACTGCTTTAAGCTCGCACATAGTTATTCGCATTGTATCAGATTCAGATTCGATTAGACAGGGACTTATGAACTATGAAGCTTCTCAACCCTGGTACGGGGCTTTGTGTGTAATGCCTTGA
- the LOC120334969 gene encoding uncharacterized protein LOC120334969 yields MVKSHLCIGFYFVSTALGLRAANDRSRPFFKPERVRMGTFIFFVLFLLHWTYVAVTNLDESCDGHSAEFEIVFESKVDLKMQLEEKFTSLLKKYPNLLQSEVNVQSTLIKPHVTKRLVTPTNAPIKTTTKRHRQSTAHSTKPLTKAYKQTNSSVMTFPITTEKFVTTTLSRGTSTMETSTDSTQTTVNLTTLPDCYFTYKEKRFRVILSSNIAFAAGKGLCENNGMHLANIYDELHYNETKQYVLQNILPNHDQVNIHLWTGMTYENDQIKLTYGNTSHNLALEWPENYPVKVSENTNIVVTFDKNPEAEEGLLNYAAHNEAAGSLCQSP; encoded by the exons ATGGTAAAAAGTCATTTGTGCATTGGTTTTTACTTCGTCAGTACAGCATTGGGGCTTCGCGCTGCAAACGACAGATCTAGGCCGTTTTTTAAGCCAGAGAGAGTACGAATGGGTACATTCATCTTCTTTGTACTATTTCTACTTCATTGGACATATGTGG CCGTAACCAATTTGGATGAGTCATGCGACGGGCATAGTGCAGAGTTCGAAATTGTG TTTGAAAGCAAAGTTG aTTTGAAAATGCAACTCGAAGAAAAGTTCACTTCTCTTTTGAAGAAGTATCCGAACTTGTTACAAAGTGAGGTGAACGTTCAATCTACATTGATAAAACCACATGTGACTAAGAGATTGGTCACTCCAACAAATGCTCCAATCAAGACGACAACCAAACGACACCGTCAATCCACTGCTCACTCTACTAAACCTTTAACCAAAGCCTACAAACAAACAAACTCTAGTGTTATGACTTTCCCTATAACAACTGAAAAATTTGTCACGACCACTCTATCCCGGGGAACATCAACTATGGAAACATCAACTGATTCAACCCAAACCACAGTTAACCTTACAACGTTACCAG ATTGTTATTTTACCTACAAAGAAAAAAGGTTTCGAGTGATTCTTTCGTCAAACATTGCGTTTGCAGCAGGAAAAGGGCTTTGCGAGAATAATGGAATGCATTTGGCAAATATTTATGATGAACTTCACTATAATGAAACTAAACAATATGTACTCCAAAACATACTTCCAAATCATGACCAAGTTAACATACATCTTTGGACTGGAATGACGTATGaa aATGATCAAATAAAGCTTACTTATGGAAACACCAGTCACAATCTCGCCCTTGAATGGCCCGAAAATTATCCTGTAAAAGTTTCTGAAAATACAAACATAGTGGTTACATTTGATAAAAATCCCGAAGCTGAAGAAGGACTGTTAAATTATGCAGCACATAATGAGGCTGCAGGGTCTCTCTGCCAATCCCCTTAA